CACGAGTTGGCACTGGGCACCTGCGGGGTTGGTCAGCGGTCCCATGATGTTGAAGATGCTCCGCATGGCAAGCTCGCGGCGCGGGCCGATGGCGTGCTTCATCGCGCCATGAAGGGCCGGGGCAAAGAGGAACCCAAAAAGCGCCTCATCAAGACATTTTCCCACCTGCTCGGGTGAGATTTCGAGGTTCACACCAAGAGCCAGGAGAACGTCGGCGCTGCCCGATTTACTCGATACCGAGCGGTTGCCGTGTTTGGCGACGGGCTGACCGGCGCCAGCGACGACAAAGGCAGCGGTGGTGCTGATGTTGAAGGTGCTGGTACCGTCACCACCTGTGCCGCAGGTATCAACGATGTGGGGGTGTTTGGTTTTGACGGGGGTGACCTTGGCCCGCATGGAGCGCACGCTTCCGGCGATTTCCTCGGGTTTCTCCCCTGCCATGCGCAGCGCTACCAGGTAGCCACCAATTTGGGCGGGCGTTGCCTCACCGGTCATGATCTGGTCCATTATACGTTCTGCTTCACCGGCCGATAGGTGCAGGCCATCCACCAGCTTCGCGATGGCTTCCTGTATCATCTTTTCCCGCCTCATCGAATAACTGCGTGAAATTCTGGAACTAGCTAAAAAAAATACCGGCCCAGAATTGGTAGCTAATGATTTGCCAAATTCAAATTCAGCAGAACCATACAATGCCTCTTAACTTATTTATATTCATTCACTTAGGAAACATACTTCAAGTGACAAACAAGCTTTCAAGGTGACATATGTGCGACATGTGGCACCACCACATCACCCTTGAGCGCACCTCGAAGATACCCTGCCCCGAGGCGGCACTCAACCCCCGACCTCTACTCCGCCCTCAATAGCGTTGCGAAGCAGGTCCATGCCCTCGGGCGATAGTATTGATTCGGGGTGGAATTGCACGCCAGCCACGGGCATATCCTTGATGCGTATCCCCATGATCTCGCCCTCGGTCGTTTCGGCGCACACCTCAATGTTATCCGGCAATGATTCGCGCTCGACAATGAGACTGTGGTACCGGGTTGCCGTCAAAGGATTTGGTAGACCCCTGAACAAACCTTTGCCGTCGTGATGCACCTCGGACGTTTTGCCGTGCATAATTCGACCCGCGCGAACCACCTTTGCCCCGGAGGCCACCGCAACAGCTTGATGCCCCAAACACACGCCAACAATAGGTATTTCACCGCGATAGCGCTCGATCAACGGTATGGACAATCCAGCATTTTCGGGAACACTAGGTCCCGGCGAAACCATCACCAAATCGGGCGCGAACTCCCCCACTTTATTCAGCTCGAACTGATCATTTCGCCATACCGTGACCTCAGCCCCCAGTTCAGCAAGATACTGGACAAGGTTATAGGTAAACGAATCGTAGTTATCGATCATTAATACGCGTGGCATTTTAGACTCTCTCCAGGCTCCCGGGCTGTCGATTATAGCAATCCGCCGCGAGCCACCTCCAGGGCACGAAGCGTGCCCCGAGCCTTGTTGATAGTTTCTTCATACTCAAATTCGGGCTTTGAGTCTGCGACAATTCCTGCGCCCACCTGCAAGTAAAGTTTACCCTCGCGGGCATACAGTGTGCGGATGGCGATGCAGGTGTCCATATTTCCATCGAAGCCAAGATACCCGACCGCGCCAGCATATGGCCCGCGCCTGACTGGCTCTTTTTCATCGATAATTTCCATCGCCCGAACCTTGGGCGCCCCCGAAACCGTTCCGGCAGGAAAAGCCGCCCTCAAAACATCATAAGCGTTCTTGCCCTCTTCTAGTTTGCCAACCACATTACTAACGATGTGCATTACATGGCTATAGCGCTCAACCGTCATCTGCTCAGTAACTTTCACGGTGCCCCGCTCACAAACACGGCCAATATCATTTCGCCCCAAATCGACGAGCAT
This sequence is a window from Nitrospinaceae bacterium. Protein-coding genes within it:
- the trpD gene encoding anthranilate phosphoribosyltransferase, with translation MIQEAIAKLVDGLHLSAGEAERIMDQIMTGEATPAQIGGYLVALRMAGEKPEEIAGSVRSMRAKVTPVKTKHPHIVDTCGTGGDGTSTFNISTTAAFVVAGAGQPVAKHGNRSVSSKSGSADVLLALGVNLEISPEQVGKCLDEALFGFLFAPALHGAMKHAIGPRRELAMRSIFNIMGPLTNPAGAQCQLVGVYAPQLTEIAADVLGKVGAKRALVVHGHDGMDEITLTGPTRVSEWDGEQVKTYDVSPGDAGIAEAPIAELIGGTPEDNAKILRSILGGEKGPARDVVLLNASAALMAAGKVENLTEGVAMAAESIDSGKASGALDRLIEVSNE
- a CDS encoding aminodeoxychorismate/anthranilate synthase component II; the encoded protein is MPRVLMIDNYDSFTYNLVQYLAELGAEVTVWRNDQFELNKVGEFAPDLVMVSPGPSVPENAGLSIPLIERYRGEIPIVGVCLGHQAVAVASGAKVVRAGRIMHGKTSEVHHDGKGLFRGLPNPLTATRYHSLIVERESLPDNIEVCAETTEGEIMGIRIKDMPVAGVQFHPESILSPEGMDLLRNAIEGGVEVGG